Proteins from a single region of Tachysurus vachellii isolate PV-2020 chromosome 15, HZAU_Pvac_v1, whole genome shotgun sequence:
- the si:dkey-52l18.4 gene encoding uncharacterized protein si:dkey-52l18.4, translating into MPKILLSGCLFTLLAFSSHLHVCANECVTAVFAKRKNMYVAEGGSVSISCDVQHCKQKWTGGWGVRQKYFTFLNTSQRVHISNGEISHDVTRLILTIRNLNQSDSGLYQCNINWGASSSQGHVIQVNVTEGSAEQFMPESTGRKLSYRLLVCAAASLCFPLALALAYCFSSDVQPPPPVPPPRSRNSSTARVKPKADVVYTTLTLNDPRQQSAAQATKKATAVVYSTLSFSAV; encoded by the exons ATGCCAAAGATTCTTCTCAGTGGATGTTTGTTTACCCTTCTGGCTTTTTCATCTCATCTTCACG TGTGTGCGAACGAGTGTGTGACAGCGGTGTTTGCCAAACGTAAGAACATGTACGTAGCCGAAGGTGGCAGCGTGTCTATATCGTGTGATGTCCAGCACTGCAAACAGAAGTGGACAGGAGGTTGGGGGGttagacaaaaatatttcactttccTTAACACGTCTCAACGAGTCCACATTTCTAACGGCGAAATCTCACACGACGTCACACGCCTCATCCTCACCATCCGCAATCTCAACCAGTCAGATTCTGGGCTGTACCAGTGCAACATCAACTGGGGGGCATCCAGCAGCCAGGGGCATGTCATACAGGTCAATGTGACTGAAGGCAGCGCTGAACAATTCA TGCCTGAATCCACAGGGAGGAAACTTTCTTACAGGTTGTTGGTTTGTGCTGCGGCCAGTCTGTGTTTCCCATTGGCTTTGGCTCTGGCGTATTGTTTTTCCTCTGACGTCCAGCCTCCTCCCCCTGTTCCTCCTCCACGCTCCCGAAACAGCT cCACAGCTCGAGTTAAACCAAAAGCTGAt GTGGTGTACACAACGTTGACTCTGAATGATCCCAGACAGCAGAGCGCCGCTCAAGCGACGAAGAAAGCGACGGCAGTCGTTTACTCAACACTGTCCTTCTCCGCTGTTTGA